The following is a genomic window from Desulfatibacillum aliphaticivorans DSM 15576.
ATGCTTTCGCACGTCGTCCACGCGCACGGGCATAAAGGTTCCATACCCCACATGCAGGGTGATGCGGACGAATTCCACGCCTTTGGCCTGGATGAAATCCAGCAGTTCGGGCGTAAAATGCAGCCCGGCGGTTGGGGCTGCCACGGCGCCCTTATGGCGGGCGTAGGTGGTCTGATACCGCTCCCGGTCGTTGCAAGGGGGCGCGTCCCCGTCCCTGCGAATATAGGGAGGAAGGGGGATGGCCGCGATGTCGTCCAGCACCGCTCCCGGCTCCGTGGGACACGTGAATTCCAATAGGCAAATCCGGTCTTCCGCCTTCAGGACTTTGGCTTTCAGGCCCTTGTCAAATAGCAGCCGGGATCCTGGCTTGGGGCGTTTGGAGGCCTTGACCAGGCATTCGCAGGCAAAGGGCTCTCCCGGGCCGGCCTGGGCCACAGGGCGGTAATCTATGATGAGCGCCTCCACCTTGCCGCCGGTCTCTTTTTTGCCAAAGAGGCGAACGGGCGTCACCTTGGTGTCGTTCACCACCATCAGGTCTCCGGGCTGAAGCAGGTCCGCCGCCTGGGCGAATTGCAGGTGGGCGGTCTGGCCGGTGTTCTTGTCCAGCTTGAGAAGGCGCGAAGCGTCGCGTTTTTCAGCGGGCGCCTGGGCGATCAACTCTTCGGGCAGCTCGTAATCGTAGGATGCCAGGGAATAAAAATCTTGGGTCGGTTCGGTCATTGTTTTCTTCAAGTCGGGCGCGCCAGGGACGTTATTGGCCGTTCTGGGCCGGGGCGCCTGCATCGGCGCTGAGGTTATCGAACCGGGTGTAGTCGGCGTTGAAATACAGGGTGAACTTGCCCGTGGGCCCGCTGCGCTGCTTGGCGATTTTGATTTCCGCCTCGCCGCTGTTGGAGCCGCCCTCCTCCTGGCTGTACGCCGCCTCCCGGTAGATGAACATAATCATGTCCGCGTCCTGCTCCAGGGCGCCGGACTCGCGAAGGTCGGCGATCTGGGGGCGTTTGTCGCTCCGCTCCTCCACCTTGCGGTTAAGCTGGGACAGGGCCAGAACCGGGATTTCCAACTCTTTGGCCAAGGCCTTGAGGGATCGGGAAATTTCGGAAATTTCCAGGTCGCGGCGTTCCGCCTCGGGCGGGCCTTTCATGAGCTGCACGTAATCGATAACCACGAATCCAAGGCCTTTGTCCTTTTTCAAACGCCTCGCCTTGGCCCGAACGTCCATGGCGGTGAGCACCGGGGAGTCGTCAATAAAAATCGGGGCTTCGTACAATTGATGGGCCGCGGAAACCAGCTTGGAATGATCGTCCTGGGCGAAAAATCCGGAACGCAGGTTGGCGGAGTTGACGCGGGCTTCGGCGCATAAAAGACGCCGGCAAAGCTGGTCGGACGACATTTCCAAGGAGAACACCAGGGTCGGAGCTCCGCCGATCACCGCCGCGTTGCGGGCGATGTTCAGGGCGAAGGCCGTTTTGCCCATGCCGGGGCGCGCCGCCAGAATAATAAGGTCCGAAGGCTGAAATCCGGCCGTAAAGGTGTTCAAGCGGGAGAAGCCGGTGTCCACGCCGGTGATCAGGGCCCGGTTTTCCGCTCTTTTGGCGATGGATTCCAGGGCCGAGTTGATCAGGCCGCCCAACTGACTCATGGACGTGCCGCCTTTTTCCTCAGCCACGGCGAAAATGGAGCTTTCGGCGAAATCCACCACCTCGCGCACGTTGCCTTTGTCCTCATAGGCCTTGGTGGCGATATCCGACGCACTGGAAATAAGCCTGCGCAGCAAGGATTTATCCCGCACGATATTGGCGTAATACACCGAGTTGGCGGCCATGGGCACGGAGTTGACCAGCCTGGACAGAAAGGCGGCCCCGCCTACGGCTTCCATTTCCTTCTGCTCCTGGAGCTTGTTGGCGATGGTCACCAAATCCACAGGCTCGCTCTGGCTGAACAGCCTGAGCATGGTTGAATAAATTTTAGCGTGGGCGTCCCGATAGAAGTCGCCGGGGCTAAGGATTTCCTGCACTTCCAGCAAGGCCTGATTATCCAGCAGAATGGCGCTGAGTATGGATTCCTCCGCCTCGATATTATGAGGGGGGAGTTTGGTCAGGGATTGGTCCTTGTTTTTGGCTGCCAACGGCGGTCTCCTAAAGGCAAAATTGTATTTTGAGCGAGCCTATCCTTAATAACATACTGTTATCACTTAGGATATAAGTAAAAACAAGCGGAAATTAATTGAATTTTTCGCCTGAAGCGGATTAGGCGATGGTAGCAAAAAACAATCCATTGGACAATCTGTTTTCCGTCAATAACGCCATGCAGCAGGGAGCGGCCTTGGAAACAAACAGCGGTGCGTCCAGACGGAAGTCCGGGCGCACCGCTGATATGATGCAATCCAGTCAAAAAAGGACTAAAGGCAGGGCTCTTAGTCTTCGGGAACCACTTCCACGATAATTTCCGGTTTGACGCCGGCGAACACGCGAACGGGCACTTCAAAGGTTCCCAGGGTCTTGATGGACTCTGCGAGCAGAATCATGCTCTTTTCCACTTCAACG
Proteins encoded in this region:
- the queA gene encoding tRNA preQ1(34) S-adenosylmethionine ribosyltransferase-isomerase QueA, with the protein product MTEPTQDFYSLASYDYELPEELIAQAPAEKRDASRLLKLDKNTGQTAHLQFAQAADLLQPGDLMVVNDTKVTPVRLFGKKETGGKVEALIIDYRPVAQAGPGEPFACECLVKASKRPKPGSRLLFDKGLKAKVLKAEDRICLLEFTCPTEPGAVLDDIAAIPLPPYIRRDGDAPPCNDRERYQTTYARHKGAVAAPTAGLHFTPELLDFIQAKGVEFVRITLHVGYGTFMPVRVDDVRKHKMHSEFYEISPEAAQAINHAKDQGRRVVAVGTTSVRTLEYSSKKEGRVVAGSGMCDLFIMPGFRFNIVDALITNFHLPQSTLLMLVSALAGRENILAAYQEAVAEKYRFFSYGDAMFIE
- the dnaB gene encoding replicative DNA helicase, with product MAAKNKDQSLTKLPPHNIEAEESILSAILLDNQALLEVQEILSPGDFYRDAHAKIYSTMLRLFSQSEPVDLVTIANKLQEQKEMEAVGGAAFLSRLVNSVPMAANSVYYANIVRDKSLLRRLISSASDIATKAYEDKGNVREVVDFAESSIFAVAEEKGGTSMSQLGGLINSALESIAKRAENRALITGVDTGFSRLNTFTAGFQPSDLIILAARPGMGKTAFALNIARNAAVIGGAPTLVFSLEMSSDQLCRRLLCAEARVNSANLRSGFFAQDDHSKLVSAAHQLYEAPIFIDDSPVLTAMDVRAKARRLKKDKGLGFVVIDYVQLMKGPPEAERRDLEISEISRSLKALAKELEIPVLALSQLNRKVEERSDKRPQIADLRESGALEQDADMIMFIYREAAYSQEEGGSNSGEAEIKIAKQRSGPTGKFTLYFNADYTRFDNLSADAGAPAQNGQ